In one Massilia endophytica genomic region, the following are encoded:
- a CDS encoding sensor histidine kinase — protein sequence MRPNRLLLGAVLVAAVRWLSRRQPVLVRARGSGRRNTDHTLERIREEERAFIARELHDDLGQLLGALRVDMTLLLQRHPGDAGARALLEGMDRQLMSAITSLRRIAANLRPMALDEGGLFYALQSLCRDFEERYGLICLLDASESDLEFDEQLSTAVFRIVQEALTNTVRHARAQSVRLTLLHSDHSFVIVIEDDGRGIQQAEMGKTSSLGLLGMGERVRALRGTLAVTGGPQGTRIAVHIPMNPARNVTMAGD from the coding sequence ATGCGTCCAAACCGTTTGCTGCTTGGCGCCGTCCTCGTGGCGGCGGTGCGCTGGCTGTCGCGGCGCCAGCCTGTCCTGGTGCGCGCGCGCGGCAGCGGGCGCCGCAACACCGACCACACCCTCGAAAGAATCCGTGAAGAGGAACGCGCCTTCATCGCGCGCGAACTGCACGACGACCTGGGGCAGCTGCTTGGAGCCTTGCGGGTCGACATGACCTTGCTGCTGCAGCGGCATCCGGGCGATGCGGGCGCGCGCGCCCTGCTCGAAGGCATGGACCGCCAGCTCATGTCCGCCATCACTTCGCTGCGGCGCATCGCGGCCAACCTGCGTCCCATGGCGCTGGACGAGGGCGGGCTTTTCTACGCGCTGCAGTCGCTGTGCCGCGATTTCGAGGAACGCTACGGGCTTATCTGCCTGCTCGATGCCAGCGAATCGGACCTTGAATTCGACGAGCAATTGAGCACGGCCGTCTTCCGCATCGTGCAGGAGGCGCTGACCAACACCGTGCGGCATGCCAGGGCGCAGAGCGTGCGCCTGACGCTGCTGCACAGCGACCACTCCTTTGTGATCGTGATCGAGGACGACGGGCGCGGCATCCAGCAGGCGGAGATGGGCAAGACCTCTTCGCTCGGCCTGCTGGGAATGGGGGAGCGCGTGCGCGCCCTGCGCGGCACCCTGGCCGTCACCGGCGGGCCTCAAGGCACCCGCATCGCCGTGCATATCCCGATGAATCCGGCACGGAATGTGACGATGGCGGGGGATTGA
- a CDS encoding sensor histidine kinase, producing the protein MFPTPKIQETLKQLLAWLHKGFDRTAVWVTQLSWWKFFLFAALAMIAASILQDELFSSGPSEDIVIKSHKRHSNSADTNIVIDDSGIHFNPRGKVRKEKEPAPPVDMSSEHGDPSSRPEDGETPAIPEVPEADGAPGAAPAAPAAPAAPAAPAAPAAPAARPAPPALPGEEVHIELPPQIGEELSNALEEAVDNAAEEKVSRYHKQASTWFTSFVTLLVLALFGMKALVGGKKKAEAETQSANANAERESMQRQLSEAKMQMMQAQVEPHFLFNTLASVEHLIETDPPRASAMQRSLIKYLRAVLPQMRDNALITNLGREADMVAAYLALLKMRMEERLTIDFEIPDGLRTAAFPPMMLQSMVENAIKHGLEGKPEGGTLKVRAEVAHSKLRVTVADDGLGFGAKPSDGTGLGLMTIRERLKLLHGDQGKLTIEPNSPSGVIAIIEVPYQLSTNQPA; encoded by the coding sequence ATGTTTCCGACGCCTAAAATCCAAGAAACGCTGAAGCAGTTGCTGGCCTGGCTGCACAAGGGATTTGACCGCACTGCCGTGTGGGTAACCCAGCTGTCGTGGTGGAAGTTCTTCCTTTTCGCCGCGCTGGCCATGATTGCCGCGTCCATCCTCCAGGATGAGCTGTTCTCGTCCGGCCCGTCGGAAGACATTGTTATCAAGTCGCACAAGCGCCACTCGAATTCCGCCGACACCAACATCGTGATCGACGACAGTGGCATCCACTTCAATCCGCGCGGCAAGGTGCGCAAGGAAAAGGAGCCTGCGCCGCCGGTGGATATGTCCAGCGAACATGGCGATCCCTCCAGCCGCCCCGAAGACGGAGAAACGCCTGCCATCCCCGAGGTTCCGGAGGCCGATGGCGCGCCAGGCGCCGCGCCGGCAGCTCCAGCGGCTCCCGCGGCCCCAGCTGCCCCTGCCGCCCCGGCTGCCCCTGCAGCGCGCCCTGCCCCGCCAGCCCTGCCGGGCGAAGAGGTGCATATCGAACTGCCGCCCCAGATCGGCGAGGAACTGTCCAACGCGCTGGAAGAAGCGGTGGACAACGCGGCTGAAGAGAAGGTTTCCCGTTATCACAAGCAGGCGTCGACCTGGTTTACGAGCTTCGTGACCCTGCTGGTGCTGGCCCTGTTCGGCATGAAGGCCCTGGTGGGCGGCAAGAAGAAGGCGGAGGCGGAAACCCAGTCGGCCAACGCCAACGCCGAGCGCGAGTCCATGCAGCGCCAGCTGAGCGAAGCGAAAATGCAGATGATGCAGGCGCAGGTGGAGCCACATTTCCTGTTCAATACACTGGCCTCCGTCGAGCACCTGATCGAAACCGATCCGCCGCGGGCCTCGGCCATGCAGCGCAGCCTCATCAAATACCTGCGCGCCGTGCTGCCGCAGATGCGCGACAACGCCCTGATCACCAACCTCGGCCGCGAGGCCGACATGGTGGCCGCCTACCTGGCCCTGCTGAAAATGCGCATGGAAGAGCGCCTGACCATCGACTTCGAAATTCCGGATGGCCTGCGCACCGCCGCCTTCCCGCCCATGATGCTGCAGTCCATGGTGGAGAATGCGATCAAACACGGCCTCGAAGGCAAGCCGGAAGGCGGCACGCTGAAGGTACGCGCCGAGGTGGCGCACAGCAAGCTGCGCGTGACCGTCGCCGACGATGGCCTGGGCTTCGGCGCCAAGCCGAGCGACGGCACGGGACTGGGCCTGATGACCATCCGCGAGCGCCTGAAACTGCTGCACGGCGACCAGGGCAAGCTGACGATCGAACCGAACAGCCCAAGCGGCGTGATTGCGATCATCGAAGTGCCCTATCAGCTGTCCACGAATCAGCCCGCATGA
- a CDS encoding cobalamin-binding protein, with translation MKKLIFAALLVSAQVHGAVTVIDDDGKAVTLQKPAQRVIAMAPHVTELIFAAGAGSKIVGAVNYSDYPEAANSIPRIGDNREIDIERVVAMKPDLIVIWRHGSSERQLEQLRKLGYPMFHSTPKNLDRIADNLVSMGKLMGTETAAEAAADALRRKLAALRAQYANRPPVRTFYQVWDKPLYTLNGAHIVSDALKVCGGVNIFANLKVTAPVVSIEAVLQEDPEAVFGTAEKNYGGVNLWRPYTQLQATRQGNLFTVDGNLLNRAGPRMIEGTAMLCEKLEQARQHRKN, from the coding sequence ATGAAGAAGCTCATATTCGCCGCCCTGCTGGTGTCGGCACAGGTCCATGGTGCGGTTACCGTTATCGACGACGACGGCAAGGCAGTTACGCTGCAAAAGCCCGCGCAACGCGTCATTGCCATGGCGCCCCACGTCACGGAGCTGATCTTCGCGGCCGGAGCGGGGAGCAAGATCGTGGGCGCAGTGAACTACAGCGATTATCCTGAAGCGGCGAACAGCATTCCGCGCATCGGCGACAACCGCGAGATCGACATCGAGCGCGTGGTCGCCATGAAGCCGGACCTCATCGTGATCTGGCGCCACGGCAGCTCGGAACGGCAGCTGGAGCAGCTGCGCAAGCTGGGCTACCCCATGTTCCACAGCACGCCGAAGAACCTGGACCGCATTGCGGACAACCTGGTCAGCATGGGGAAGCTGATGGGAACCGAAACGGCAGCGGAAGCGGCGGCCGATGCCTTGCGCCGCAAGCTGGCCGCGCTGCGTGCGCAGTACGCGAACCGTCCGCCGGTGCGCACCTTCTACCAGGTGTGGGACAAGCCGCTGTACACGCTGAACGGCGCCCACATCGTGAGCGACGCACTGAAGGTCTGCGGCGGCGTCAACATCTTCGCCAACCTCAAGGTGACGGCGCCGGTCGTAAGCATCGAAGCGGTACTGCAGGAAGATCCTGAAGCGGTATTCGGCACGGCGGAAAAGAACTATGGCGGTGTCAATCTGTGGCGGCCGTACACCCAGCTTCAGGCCACGCGCCAGGGCAATCTGTTCACGGTGGACGGCAACCTGCTGAACCGCGCAGGCCCGCGCATGATCGAGGGCACGGCCATGCTGTGCGAAAAGCTGGAACAGGCGCGCCAGCACAGGAAGAATTGA
- a CDS encoding CysB family HTH-type transcriptional regulator translates to MNLHQLRFVREAVRQNYNLTDAAKALFTSQPGVSKAIIELEEELGVDIFTRHGKRIRGLTEPGRLVLESVELIMQEIDSLKRIGKEYAAQDSGSFTIATTHTQARYTLPKVVQAFMQKFPKVRLSLLQGNPRQIAEMVQRDQADLAIATESIAGVDGLITLPCYQWEHVVVVPPEHPLLKLKAVTLEDIASHPVITYDSAFAGRSKIDHAFTLRGLKPDVLLEAIDADVIKTYVELGMGIGIIAGMAFDQERDRNLRAISVGHLFGMNVSRVAVKQGAYLRSYIYTFIELLAPTLNRKLIEQAMRGEQEHYEL, encoded by the coding sequence ATGAACCTTCATCAACTGCGATTTGTACGGGAAGCCGTACGCCAGAACTACAACCTGACGGACGCCGCCAAGGCGCTGTTTACCTCCCAGCCGGGGGTATCCAAGGCCATCATCGAGCTCGAAGAGGAGCTGGGCGTGGATATCTTTACCCGGCATGGCAAGCGCATCCGGGGCCTGACCGAGCCGGGGCGGCTGGTGCTGGAGTCGGTGGAACTGATCATGCAGGAGATCGACAGCCTGAAGCGGATCGGCAAGGAATACGCCGCCCAGGACAGCGGCAGCTTCACCATCGCCACCACCCACACGCAGGCCCGCTATACGCTCCCCAAGGTGGTGCAGGCCTTCATGCAGAAGTTCCCCAAGGTGCGCTTGTCCTTATTGCAAGGAAACCCCCGCCAGATCGCCGAGATGGTCCAGCGCGACCAGGCCGACCTGGCCATCGCCACCGAATCCATCGCCGGGGTGGACGGGCTGATCACGCTGCCCTGCTACCAGTGGGAGCACGTGGTGGTGGTGCCGCCGGAGCATCCGCTGCTGAAGCTGAAGGCCGTGACCCTGGAAGACATTGCCTCCCATCCTGTCATCACCTATGACAGCGCCTTCGCGGGCCGCAGCAAGATCGACCATGCCTTCACCCTGCGCGGCCTGAAGCCGGACGTGCTGCTCGAGGCCATCGATGCGGACGTGATCAAGACCTATGTGGAGCTGGGCATGGGCATCGGCATCATCGCGGGCATGGCCTTCGACCAGGAGCGCGACCGCAACCTGCGCGCCATTTCCGTCGGCCACCTGTTCGGCATGAACGTGTCGCGCGTGGCCGTGAAGCAGGGCGCTTACCTGCGCTCCTATATCTATACCTTTATCGAACTGCTGGCGCCTACGCTGAACCGCAAACTGATCGAGCAGGCCATGCGGGGCGAGCAGGAACACTACGAGCTGTAA
- a CDS encoding porin: MKKITLAALVMGAFAASAQAQSNVTIYGVVDAGLVRESGGAAGSLTKVTSGIGSQSRLGFRGTEDLGNGLSAIFTLEAGYRLDDGSLDNTSNALFNRQALVGLKSKDLGTITLGRQYNPLYNALSQVGDPFGAGYAGNAKNLFPTGGVNTRVSNAIVYSTPVAQGFSADVLYALGEQAGDSTAGRQFSVGFNYAQGNLNARLVYNNRNNDTVASGTTPAANREDGKNTLLAANYNFGVVKAFFAYERDKGLNSSPIPVANAYGYKVAPKASTDAADTLIGLTAPLGNGTLMASYMNKNDKTANNQDANQWALGYSYSLSKRTTTYVAYAKLKNKNGAGYTVGNNNEAGSGDKAFNLGIRHSF; this comes from the coding sequence GTGAAAAAAATTACTCTGGCAGCACTGGTTATGGGGGCGTTCGCCGCCTCGGCACAAGCGCAATCGAACGTTACGATTTATGGCGTGGTGGATGCGGGCCTGGTCCGTGAAAGCGGCGGCGCCGCAGGCAGCCTGACCAAGGTGACCAGCGGCATCGGCAGCCAGTCGCGCCTCGGTTTCCGCGGCACCGAAGACCTGGGCAACGGCCTGTCCGCCATCTTCACCCTGGAAGCGGGCTATCGCCTGGACGACGGCTCCCTGGACAACACGAGCAACGCGCTGTTCAACCGCCAGGCCCTGGTCGGCCTGAAGAGCAAGGATCTGGGCACCATCACCCTGGGCCGCCAGTACAACCCGCTGTACAACGCCCTGAGCCAGGTTGGCGACCCCTTCGGCGCAGGCTACGCCGGCAATGCCAAGAACCTGTTCCCCACCGGCGGCGTGAACACCCGCGTCAGCAACGCCATCGTCTACAGCACTCCAGTGGCACAAGGCTTCTCGGCCGATGTGCTGTATGCGCTGGGCGAGCAGGCTGGCGACAGCACCGCAGGCCGCCAGTTCTCCGTGGGCTTCAACTACGCCCAGGGCAACCTGAACGCCCGCCTGGTCTACAACAACCGCAACAACGACACCGTTGCTTCGGGCACCACGCCTGCCGCCAACCGCGAGGACGGCAAGAACACCCTGCTGGCCGCCAACTACAACTTCGGCGTCGTGAAAGCCTTCTTCGCCTATGAGCGCGACAAGGGCCTGAACAGCTCCCCGATCCCTGTTGCCAACGCCTACGGCTACAAGGTGGCGCCGAAAGCATCGACCGACGCGGCCGACACCCTGATCGGCCTGACCGCTCCGCTGGGCAACGGCACGCTGATGGCGTCCTACATGAACAAGAACGACAAGACCGCGAACAACCAGGACGCCAACCAGTGGGCCCTGGGCTATTCCTACAGCCTGTCGAAGCGTACGACCACCTATGTGGCTTACGCGAAGCTCAAGAACAAGAACGGCGCCGGCTACACCGTTGGCAACAACAACGAAGCAGGCAGCGGCGACAAAGCCTTCAACCTGGGCATTCGCCACTCGTTCTAA
- a CDS encoding LytR/AlgR family response regulator transcription factor, translating into MPTAILADDERLMRDQLRMRLGQVWPELEIVGEAKNGEEAVALVDELKPDYTFLDIRMPGKTGMEAAAEIGNKSQIVFVTAYDAYAVEAFERGAVDYVLKPPEQERLKITVDRLKNREKVPAGGDVNASVTAMLSQLAEKIATPKPKFLQWIQASIGQDLRMIPVEEILFFRSDEKYTCVQTDKFEALIRKPVRDLAEELDPSLFWQIHRATLVNVNAIEGVTRDIRGRHLVMIKGRPDKLEVSRSFLHLFKQM; encoded by the coding sequence ATGCCAACTGCCATTCTTGCTGACGACGAACGATTGATGCGCGACCAGTTGCGCATGCGCCTGGGCCAGGTGTGGCCGGAGCTGGAGATTGTGGGCGAGGCGAAGAATGGCGAGGAGGCCGTTGCGCTGGTCGACGAACTGAAGCCGGACTACACCTTCCTCGACATCCGCATGCCCGGCAAGACCGGCATGGAGGCGGCGGCGGAGATCGGCAACAAGAGCCAGATCGTGTTCGTGACGGCCTACGATGCCTATGCCGTGGAGGCCTTCGAGCGCGGCGCCGTCGACTACGTGCTGAAACCGCCCGAGCAGGAACGCCTGAAGATCACCGTGGACCGCCTCAAGAACCGCGAGAAGGTCCCCGCCGGTGGCGACGTGAACGCGAGCGTGACGGCCATGCTGTCGCAGCTGGCAGAGAAGATCGCGACGCCGAAACCGAAATTCCTGCAATGGATCCAGGCCAGCATCGGCCAGGACCTGCGCATGATTCCGGTGGAGGAAATCCTCTTCTTCCGTTCCGACGAAAAATACACCTGCGTGCAGACCGACAAGTTCGAAGCCCTGATCCGCAAACCCGTGCGCGACCTGGCCGAGGAGCTGGACCCTTCCCTCTTCTGGCAGATTCACCGCGCAACGCTGGTGAACGTGAACGCCATCGAAGGCGTCACGCGCGATATCCGCGGCCGCCACCTGGTGATGATCAAGGGCCGCCCGGACAAGCTGGAAGTTAGCCGCAGCTTCCTGCACCTGTTCAAGCAGATGTAA
- a CDS encoding class I SAM-dependent methyltransferase, whose protein sequence is MNHETLAKYYAVHADNYENVYLKPERQADLAALKVRLAELLRGHKVLEIACGTGYWTEAFAATADSVHAVDLNPEMLAQAQARGMQGVTFAQADAFDLPPAVGEYTAVFAGFWWSHVKREEQERFIAQLRAKLGKDILLVLLDNCYVDGSSLPIARTDAEGNTYQLRDTAGGERFEIVKNFPTDSFLRKKLAAGVREIRIERSTYYWLLSCRLK, encoded by the coding sequence ATGAATCACGAAACATTGGCAAAGTATTACGCTGTCCATGCGGACAACTACGAAAACGTCTACCTCAAACCCGAACGCCAGGCCGACCTGGCGGCGCTGAAAGTCCGCCTGGCGGAGCTGTTGCGCGGGCATAAGGTCCTGGAGATTGCCTGCGGCACGGGCTACTGGACCGAGGCCTTCGCTGCCACGGCCGATTCGGTCCACGCCGTCGACCTGAATCCGGAAATGCTGGCGCAGGCCCAGGCGCGCGGGATGCAGGGCGTTACCTTTGCCCAGGCGGACGCGTTCGACCTGCCGCCCGCAGTCGGAGAGTACACCGCTGTCTTCGCGGGCTTCTGGTGGTCCCACGTCAAGCGCGAGGAACAGGAGCGCTTCATCGCCCAACTGCGCGCAAAACTCGGCAAGGACATATTGCTGGTGCTGCTCGATAACTGCTACGTGGACGGCAGCAGCCTGCCCATCGCCCGCACCGACGCGGAAGGCAACACCTACCAGCTGCGTGACACGGCGGGCGGCGAACGCTTCGAGATCGTCAAGAACTTCCCCACCGACAGCTTCCTGCGCAAGAAGCTGGCGGCCGGTGTGCGCGAGATCCGCATCGAACGCTCCACTTACTACTGGCTTCTGAGCTGCCGCCTCAAGTAA
- a CDS encoding DHA2 family efflux MFS transporter permease subunit translates to MSSSDFTKRYLPWVVATALFMEQLDSTIVNTAVPTMAVSLGVTPLSLKSVVTSYILSLAVAIPVSGWMADRFGTRRVFMTAVVIFTIASILCGLSVNTPMLVAARLLQGFGAAMMMPVGRITIIRTFPKAELLSAMNFVIIPALIGPLLGPTVGGLIVHWLSWREIFFINVPVGVAAIYLAWRYMPDYRDEHPRPLDVMGLILFGAGIALLSWLLEIFGEHRIDVTSATVLFAIAGFLLLAYFLHARRDDHPLLRLELFRIRTFRISVVGGFLTRLGVGGLPFLLPLLYQLGLGLPAWKSGLLMMPSAAAAMGMKFISVRVLAHFGYRQVLVVNTVLIGITISMYSFVHAGTPLYAIVAISLCLGFFNSLQFSSMNSIAYADVEQKESSMASTIASSMQQLSMSFGLAAGSLITGWYLGDVPQSDRVLLTEALHDAFLTLAVLTILSSAIFWLLRKEDGASISGSAKMATATTEAQSPPDA, encoded by the coding sequence ATGTCCAGTTCCGACTTCACCAAACGCTATCTGCCATGGGTCGTTGCCACGGCCCTCTTCATGGAGCAGCTGGACTCCACCATCGTCAATACGGCGGTGCCCACCATGGCGGTCAGCCTCGGTGTTACGCCGCTCAGCCTCAAGTCCGTCGTCACAAGCTATATCCTGAGCCTTGCCGTCGCCATTCCCGTGAGCGGCTGGATGGCGGACCGCTTCGGCACGCGGCGGGTCTTCATGACGGCGGTCGTCATCTTCACCATCGCCTCCATCCTGTGCGGACTGTCCGTGAATACGCCCATGCTGGTGGCGGCGCGCCTGCTGCAAGGCTTCGGCGCCGCGATGATGATGCCGGTCGGGCGCATCACCATCATCCGCACCTTCCCCAAGGCCGAACTACTGTCGGCCATGAATTTCGTGATCATTCCGGCGCTCATCGGTCCCCTGCTGGGCCCCACGGTGGGCGGCCTGATTGTGCACTGGCTTTCCTGGCGCGAGATCTTCTTCATCAATGTGCCTGTAGGCGTCGCGGCCATCTACCTCGCCTGGCGCTATATGCCGGACTACCGCGACGAGCATCCGCGCCCGCTGGACGTCATGGGACTGATCCTGTTCGGCGCGGGGATTGCGTTGCTTTCCTGGCTGCTCGAAATCTTCGGCGAGCACCGCATCGATGTGACATCGGCCACGGTGCTCTTTGCCATCGCGGGTTTTCTGCTGCTCGCCTACTTCCTCCATGCCCGGCGCGACGACCATCCCCTGCTGCGGCTCGAACTGTTCCGCATCCGCACCTTCCGCATCTCCGTGGTTGGCGGCTTCCTCACCCGGCTTGGTGTAGGCGGCCTGCCCTTCCTGCTGCCGCTGCTCTACCAGTTGGGCCTTGGCCTGCCCGCGTGGAAATCGGGCCTGCTGATGATGCCTTCCGCGGCGGCGGCCATGGGCATGAAATTCATTTCTGTGCGCGTGCTCGCGCACTTCGGCTACCGCCAGGTGCTGGTGGTGAACACGGTGCTGATCGGGATCACCATCAGCATGTACTCCTTCGTGCACGCGGGAACGCCGCTCTATGCGATCGTGGCGATCAGCCTGTGCCTCGGCTTCTTCAATTCGCTGCAGTTCTCCAGCATGAACAGCATCGCCTATGCGGACGTTGAGCAGAAGGAGTCGAGCATGGCGAGCACCATCGCCAGCTCCATGCAGCAGCTGTCCATGAGCTTCGGCCTGGCGGCTGGCTCGCTGATTACGGGATGGTATCTGGGCGACGTGCCGCAGTCCGACAGGGTGCTGCTGACGGAGGCGCTGCATGACGCCTTCCTGACCCTGGCGGTGCTCACCATCCTGTCTTCCGCGATCTTTTGGCTGCTGCGGAAGGAGGATGGAGCGAGCATCAGCGGCTCGGCCAAGATGGCGACCGCCACGACGGAAGCGCAGTCGCCGCCGGACGCCTGA
- a CDS encoding cobyric acid synthase encodes MAFPYSTLMVQGTTSDAGKSTVVAALCRLLKRQGVRVAPFKPQNMALNSAVTADGGEIGRAQALQATAAGLAPHTDMNPVLLKPSSDIGAQVIIHGKVRAEMNARDYHQYKTVAMGAVLESHQRLLQQYEAVIVEGAGSPAEINLRDRDIANMGFAEAVDCPVVLVADIDRGGVFAHIVGTLSCLSESERKRIVGFVINRFRGDIKLLEPGLDWLEQQTGKPVLAVLPYLHGLFLDAEDAVQAVQAQRGAFRIAVPSLPRMSNHTDFDALRAHPDVDLRFVREGEPIPASDLIVLPGSKNTRRDLAWLEAQGWPSQIARHLRYGGKVMGICGGFQMLGRSVRDPFGVEGEAGESAALGLLDMHTTLTQEKRLEQVAGECLFADATVAGYEIHMGVSSGAALDRPAFRIAGRPEGALSPDGQVLGTYLHGVFDTPQACKALLDWAGLSSDYAVDTAALREASLERLADATQPLLDALLKPR; translated from the coding sequence ATGGCATTTCCTTACTCCACCCTGATGGTGCAGGGAACGACTTCGGACGCAGGCAAGAGCACAGTGGTTGCGGCGCTCTGCCGCCTGCTGAAGCGCCAGGGAGTGCGTGTGGCGCCCTTCAAGCCGCAGAACATGGCCCTCAACAGCGCCGTGACGGCGGATGGCGGCGAGATCGGCCGCGCCCAGGCCCTGCAGGCGACTGCCGCAGGCCTTGCGCCGCATACGGACATGAACCCGGTGCTGCTCAAGCCCTCCAGCGATATCGGCGCGCAAGTCATCATCCACGGCAAGGTGCGCGCCGAAATGAATGCGCGCGACTATCACCAGTACAAGACCGTCGCAATGGGCGCTGTGCTGGAATCGCACCAGCGGCTGCTGCAGCAGTACGAAGCGGTCATTGTGGAAGGCGCCGGAAGCCCCGCCGAAATCAATCTGCGCGACCGCGACATCGCCAACATGGGCTTTGCGGAAGCCGTGGATTGCCCCGTGGTGCTGGTGGCGGACATCGACCGCGGCGGCGTGTTCGCACATATCGTGGGAACGCTCTCATGCCTTTCCGAATCCGAGCGCAAACGCATCGTGGGCTTCGTGATCAACCGCTTCCGGGGCGACATCAAGCTGCTGGAACCGGGCCTCGATTGGCTGGAACAGCAGACGGGCAAGCCGGTGCTGGCGGTTCTGCCCTATCTCCACGGTCTCTTCCTCGATGCCGAGGATGCGGTGCAGGCGGTGCAGGCGCAGCGCGGCGCCTTCCGCATTGCCGTTCCAAGCCTGCCGCGCATGAGCAACCATACCGATTTCGATGCATTGCGCGCCCATCCCGACGTGGACCTGCGCTTCGTGCGCGAAGGCGAACCCATTCCCGCATCGGACCTGATCGTCCTCCCCGGCAGCAAGAACACGCGGCGCGACCTGGCTTGGCTGGAAGCCCAGGGCTGGCCGAGCCAGATCGCAAGGCATCTGCGTTATGGCGGCAAAGTGATGGGCATCTGCGGGGGCTTCCAGATGCTGGGCCGCAGCGTGCGCGACCCCTTTGGCGTGGAAGGCGAAGCGGGCGAATCCGCCGCGCTCGGCCTGCTGGACATGCACACCACGCTGACGCAGGAGAAAAGGCTGGAGCAGGTTGCGGGCGAGTGCCTCTTTGCCGACGCGACGGTGGCGGGCTATGAGATCCATATGGGTGTTTCGAGCGGCGCTGCGCTGGACCGCCCCGCCTTCCGCATCGCAGGCCGTCCGGAAGGCGCACTGTCCCCGGATGGGCAGGTGCTGGGCACCTACCTCCATGGCGTCTTCGACACGCCCCAGGCCTGCAAGGCGCTGCTCGACTGGGCGGGCCTTTCCTCGGACTATGCTGTCGACACGGCCGCGCTGCGCGAGGCGAGCCTGGAACGCCTCGCCGATGCCACGCAGCCCCTGCTCGATGCCCTGCTGAAGCCGAGGTAG
- a CDS encoding Lrp/AsnC family transcriptional regulator yields MDRIDRDIIKLLSADGRMSYRDVAAKVFLSPNAVADRVRRLVESGAIKGFKARIDPAALGVTLQALVDIKLKPDVSALQFESAVRTIPDIVSASLVAGNYDYCLRVACVNQDGFVRVIEALRSTGGVQDTHSRFVLREIDLH; encoded by the coding sequence ATGGACAGAATCGACCGGGACATTATCAAACTGCTCAGCGCCGACGGCCGCATGAGCTACCGCGATGTCGCGGCCAAGGTCTTTCTCAGCCCGAACGCCGTGGCCGATCGGGTGCGCCGCCTGGTCGAGTCCGGAGCCATCAAGGGCTTCAAGGCGCGGATCGATCCCGCCGCCCTCGGCGTCACCCTGCAGGCCCTCGTGGACATCAAACTCAAGCCGGACGTCTCCGCCTTGCAGTTCGAGTCTGCCGTCCGCACCATTCCCGACATCGTGAGCGCCTCCCTCGTGGCAGGCAACTACGATTATTGCCTGCGCGTGGCCTGCGTCAACCAGGACGGCTTCGTCAGGGTGATCGAAGCGCTGCGCTCAACGGGCGGGGTTCAGGATACGCACAGCCGCTTCGTGCTGCGCGAAATCGACCTGCACTAA